In Flavobacteriales bacterium, the genomic stretch AAAACCTATATCGGCCTTATTCCTCTGTTCAGTCCTGTTAATTAAATAATGAAATTTAGAAAAGTCGAACTTAGGATGTACGGAGCGGATGTGTCCCCAATTTTCGGTGCAAATAAACTTGGTTGTAAATAAAACCGACACCGTAGGTGGCGAGTGTTCCGTAAGCGGCACCGATCGTGCCGTAGGCACTAATAAAAAACCAGTTGAAGGCCACATTCAGGAGCGCGGAGATCAATACGAAGTAGAAGTTCACTTTTTGGAGTCCGATGGCGTCGAGCACCACGCCGAATTGGCGGGCGTATGGGACAAAGAGCGTGTAGAAGATGGTGACGCGCAGGATGCCCACGGTATCCAGGTATTCGGGTCCGGCCAAGATGTTGATAATGAACTCCGGGAAGATCAGAATCACCGCCGCTGCGGGCAGCGTAATGGCCATGATGGCCGCCACGCTTTGCTCGTAAAGCTTGGCCGCTACTTGCTGGCCTTCGTCCTTGATGCGTTTGGCCAGGGCCGGAAAGAGCATGCTGGCCACCGAGAGGGTGGGGACTTCGACCAGTGAGGAAATGCGGATGGCCGGATTGTAAGCCGCAACGCTCGCCGTGCCGACCATGCTTCCCAAGAACCATTGGTCGACATTCTTGAGCGACTGGGCACTCACATTAGTGCCAAAAGTGTACTTGCCGTAGTTTGCCAAATCAGCTGCCGTGGCCTTATTCCAATGACCTTTGAGCGGCTGAAACATGCGGGTCATGTACCAGCCCACCAAGGCGCCGAGTAATTGAAAGGCCACCAAGGCCCAGCTCAAATGCACCAGTATGGCCGGCTCATCGTAGAACCACAGAAAAGCGAGGTAAAAGAAGAATCCGGCCCGTCTTAGAAAGTGCGACCAAAAGAGTCCGCGAAAGCTGCGATTCGCTTGGCCCACGTACTCAAAATGCCAAAACAGCGGCATAATAAGCGACCCGATGATTTGGATATACAACATCTGCGCGAGTCCGGGAGCGGTCCGGAGACCTTCGAGCCACAGGGCCGCGGCGGCGAAAAAAACCATTTGCACGGCCGAAAACATGTAGTTCAGTGCTAAGCTGCTC encodes the following:
- a CDS encoding flippase; this encodes MGIASKIKSNYWMRSGIYTLRQRFSVMFFGLFGFMILVRILPKAEFGVYALVISIITILEVLRNGFLRNGLIRALAQAENEEQKAAIRGSSLALNYMFSAVQMVFFAAAALWLEGLRTAPGLAQMLYIQIIGSLIMPLFWHFEYVGQANRSFRGLFWSHFLRRAGFFFYLAFLWFYDEPAILVHLSWALVAFQLLGALVGWYMTRMFQPLKGHWNKATAADLANYGKYTFGTNVSAQSLKNVDQWFLGSMVGTASVAAYNPAIRISSLVEVPTLSVASMLFPALAKRIKDEGQQVAAKLYEQSVAAIMAITLPAAAVILIFPEFIINILAGPEYLDTVGILRVTIFYTLFVPYARQFGVVLDAIGLQKVNFYFVLISALLNVAFNWFFISAYGTIGAAYGTLATYGVGFIYNQVYLHRKLGTHPLRTS